The following proteins are encoded in a genomic region of Hemibagrus wyckioides isolate EC202008001 linkage group LG29, SWU_Hwy_1.0, whole genome shotgun sequence:
- the wdr19 gene encoding WD repeat-containing protein 19: MKRVFTLSEKAWSGSCLQYRWQRSLGNYLAVAGPDNSVKIFDRHGQKMNEMNLPGRCVSLDWDKDGDTLAVIAEKSTSIHLWDANVNKTSQLDSGMRSVDQLSFLLWSKTGPLLAIGTSKGNLLIYNQQTSRKIPVLGKHTKRITCGCWSSQNLLALGSEDHNITVSNHEGDTIRQTSVRADPADIQFSVMKTDERSSPGESTVSVAVGKATLFLFNLNDPDNPIELAFQERYGNIVSYRWYGDGYIMIGFSHGYFVVISTHIREIGQELFQAHNHKDSLSSIAISQALNKAASCGDNCVKIHDLTDLKEMDAIVTLDEETKGLDQICWTDDGQLLAVSSQQGRLHVYLTKLPILGHSCGTRIAYLTSLLEVTVANQVEGEAAVTVAVEVEPNFIAVGPYHLAVGMNNRAWFYSMGDRGVERLKDTEYLGTVVSLCLNCDYAAALFEGKVQLHMIEGEDQDVQEDRQTKLFPDPDQKYRILTHALSTDFLFYGTDTGLIQCFYIEDWQSVNEYRHQVAVRKVFPDPNGTRLVFIDDESDGFLYSPVDGSLFEIPDFSSTITGVLWENWVNDKAIFVACDEDKVYTYAFHKDTIQGSKVILAGATKLPFSHKPLLLYNGELTCQTQSGKTNSILLSTHSFLSVTLTGSKEQLQSQLQQAIKLKRFSAAWSLCSAVGMTEAWAELGRACLHHMEVELAIRVYRSMGNVGMVLSLEDIKGIEDQSLLAGHLAMFCNDYNRAQDLYLSSSYPMAALEMRRDLQHWDSALQLAKRLHPDEIPFISKEYAIQLEFVGDYTNALAHYEKGITGDNKFQEHDESCMAGVARMSIRMGDIRRGANQAIKHPSKTLKKDCGAILESMKQYSEAAQLYEKGQYYDKAASVYIRCKNWAKVGELLPHVSSPKIHLQYAKAKEADGKYKEAVLAYESARDWDSVVRILLEHLNNPEEAVRIVRETQSIDGAKMVARFFLRLSDYGSAIQFLVMSHCSDEAFQLAQQHGQMEVYADIIGSDASMEDYQSIALYFEGEKKHLLAGKFFRKCGQYSRALKHFLKCPNTDDSVAIEMAIETVGEAKDQALTGQLIEYLMGENDGIPKDAKYLFRLYMAVKLYRESVRTAIIIAREEQTAGNYRNAHDVLFSMYMELQNNNIKIPAEMVTNLMILHSYILVKIHVKRGDHLKGARMLIRVSNNISKFSTHIVPILTSTVIECHRAGLKNSAYEFASMLARPEYRSHIDPKYKKKIEAMVRRPDTSEVEEENSPCPYCGFSLPECGLLCPGCKNNLPYCIATGRHMVKEDWCVCPHCSFPALYSQFTQLLETESTCPMCSESVSASQLKKISDCSKYLQQDQHEP, from the exons ATGAAG CGGGTCTTCACTCTTTCTGAAAAAGCCTGGAGTGGCTCATGTTTGCAGTACAGATGGCAGAGGTCTTTAGGGAATTATCTGGCTGTTGCTGG CCCAGACAACTCCGTGAAGATCTTCGACCGCCATGGACAGAAGATGAACGAGATGAATCTCCCTGG gagGTGCGTCTCTTTGGACTGGGATAAAGATGGAGACACTTTGGCCGTCATTGCGGAAAAATCCACTTCCATTCACCTGTGGGACGCCAACGTCAATAAGACGTCACAGCTGGACAGCGGCATGAGATccgt AGATCAGCTGTCTTTTCTGCTGTGGTCCAAAACGGGGCCGTTGTTGGCGATCGGGACGTCTAAAGGAAATCTGCTCATTTATAACCAGCAAACATCCCGCAAGATTCCAGTGCTgg gtaaacACACTAAAAGGATCACATGTGGCTGCTGGAGTTCTCAGAACCTGTTAGCACTGGGCAGCGAGGATCACAATATAACAGTCAGCAATCACGAAGGAGACACCattagacag ACCTCTGTTCGAGCGGATCCAGCTGATATTCAATTCTCTGTGATGAAGACGGATGAGAGATCGTCACCAGGAGAGAGCACG GTGAGCGTGGCGGTGGGGAAGGCGACACTGTTCCTGTTTAACCTGAACGACCCGGATAACCCCATCGAGCTGGCTTTCCAGGAGCGCTATGGCAACATCGTCTCCTACcgctg GTATGGTGATGGTTATATAATGATCGGATTCTCGCACGGTTATTTCGTGGTCATCTCCACACACATCCGTGAGATCGGACAGGAACTTTTCCAGGCTCATAATCACAAAGACAGTTTAAGCAGCATTGCTATCTCTCAGGCTCTCAACAAAGCTGCTTCATGTGGAgataactg TGTAAAGATTCATGACCTGACCGATCTGAAGGAGATGGATGCCATTGTCACGCTGGACGAGGAGACTAAAG GGCTAGATCAGATCTGCTGGACGGACGATGGTCAGCTGTTGGCCGTGTCATCTCAGCAGGGCAGACTGCATGTGTATCTGACCAAACTGCCCATCCTCGGACACAGCTGCGGCACACGCATTGCTTACCTCACGTCCCTGCTGGAGGTCACTGTCGCCAATCAGGTGGAGGGg GAAGCTGCGGTTACCGTAGCAGTGGAGGTGGAGCCTAACTTCATTGCTGTGGGACCGTACCACCTGGCTGTAGGGATGAACAACAGGGCGTGGTTTTATTCGATGGgagacagag gtgtggagcgTCTGAAGGACACTGAATATCTGGGCACTGTGGTCAGTTTGTGTCTGAACTGTGACTATGCAGCGGCTCTGTTTGAGGGAAAGGTCCAGCTGCATATG atcgaAGGTGAAGACCAGGACGTTCAAGAGGACAGACAGACGAAGCTCTTCCCAGATCCTGACCAGAAATATCGCATCCTCACTCATGCACTATCTACAGACTTTCTCTTCTATGGAACAGAT actGGTCTGATTCAGTGTTTCTACATCGAGGACTGGCAGAGTGTGAATGAATATCGCCATCAAGTGGCCGTGCGAAAGGTTTTCCCCGACCCCAACGGAACCCGGCTGGTCTTCATCGATGATGAAAGCGACGGGTTCCTTTACTCTCCg GTGGACGGCTCTCTGTTCGAGATCCCCGACTTCTCCTCCACCATAACGGGTGTACTGTGGGAAAACTGGGTGAACGATAAAGCCATTTTCGTGGCATGCGACGAGGACAAAGTGTACACTTACGCCTTCCATAAGGACACCATACAGG gctcgAAGGTGATTCTGGCAGGTGCCACCAAACTCCCATTTTCCCATAAGCCCTTGCTGTTGTATAACGGGGAACTGACCTGCCAGACACAGAGCGGTAAGACGAACAGCATActcctgagcacacactcattccTCAGCGTTACACTGACCGGCAGCAAAGAGCAGCTCCAGTCCCAGCTGCAGCAAGCCATCAAGCTcaaaag gtTCTCAGCAGCGTGGTCTTTGTGCTCAGCTGTGGGCATGACCGAGGCCTGGGCGGAGCTTGGCAGGGCGTGTCTCCACCACATGGAGGTGGAATTGGCCATCAGAGTGTATCGAAGCATGGGCAACGTGGGCATGGTGCTGTCACTGGAGGATATCAAG GGAATAGAGGATCAGAGTTTGCTGGCCGGACACCTGGCAATGTTCTGCAATGATTACAACCGAGCTCAAGACCTTTACCTGTCTTCTTCATATCCGATGGCAGCACTGGAg atgaggaggGACCTGCAACACTGGGACAGCGCTTTGCAGCTAGCTAAAAGGCTTCACCCTGATGAAATCCCTTTTATATCTAAGGAATACGCCATACAGCTGGAGTTCGT tGGAGATTACACAAACGCCCTGGCTCACTATGAGAAAGGTATAACTGGAGACAACAAG ttccaGGAGCATGACGAGAGCTGTATGGCTGGAGTGGCCCGCATGTCCATCAGGATGGGAGACATCCGCAGAGGAGCCAATCAGGCCATCAAACATCCGAGCAAAACTCTAAAGAAAGACTGCGGCGCCATCTTGGAGAGCATGAAG CAATATTCCGAGGCGGCTCAGCTGTATGAGAAAGGCCAGTACTACGACAAAGCAGCTTCTGTCTACATTCGCTGCAAGAACTG GGCAAAGGTCGGGGAGCTGCTGCCTCACGTGAGCTCCCCCAAAATCCACCTGCAGTACGCTAAAGCTAAGGAAGCTGATGGAAA atacaAAGAAGCCGTGTTGGCTTACGAGAGCGCTCGGGACTGGGACAGCGTTGTCCGGATCCTTTTGGAACATCTTAATAATCCAGAGGAAGCAGTCCGGATCGTGCGGGAAACCCAGTCCATCGACGGAGCCAAGATGGTGGCCAG GTTTTTTCTGCGTCTGAGTGATTACGGCTCGGCCATCCAGTTCCTGGTGATGTCTCACTGCAGCGATGAGGCCTTCCAGCTCGCCCAGCAGCACGGTCAGATGGAGGTGTACGCGGACATCATCG GATCCGATGCCAGTATGGAGGACTACCAGAGCATCGCACTCTATTTCGAAGGAGAAAAGAAGCACCTGCTGGCTGGGAAGTTTTTCCGGAAGTGTGGCCAGTACAGCAGG GCACTGAAACACTTTCTGAAGTGTCCCAACACTGATGATAGCGTGGCTATAGAAATGGCGATCGAGACG GTAGGAGAAGCCAAAGACCAGGCTCTGACCGGTCAGCTGATCGAGTACCTGATGGGAGAGAATGACGGAATACCGAAG GATGCTAAGTATCTCTTCCGGCTGTACATGGCGGTCAAACTGTACAGGGAGAGCGTGAGGACGGCCATCATCATCGCCAGAGAGGAACAGACAGCTG gtaACTACAGGAATGCCCATGATGTCCTGTTCAGTATGTACATGGAACTtcagaataataatataaagatCCCGGCTGAGATGGTCACCAACCTGATGATTCTACACAGCTACATACTGgtgaag ATACACGTGAAGAGAGGAGACCATCTGAAAGGAGCACGCATGCTGATCCGAGTCTCTAATAACATCAGCAAATTCTCCACAC ACATCGTTCCAATCCTGACATCTACGGTCATCGAGTGCCATCGTGCCGGATTAAAGAATTCGGCTTACGAGTTCGCATCGATGCTGGCGAGGCCCGAATACCGCAGCCACATCGACCCCAAATACAAGAAGAAGATCGAGGCCATGGTCCG tcgtCCGGATACTTCTGAGGTAGAGGAGGAGAACTCTCCGTGTCCGTACTGCGGCTTCAGCCTGCCGGAGTGTGGGCTGCTCTGCCCTGGCTGCAAGAACAACCTGCCCTACTGCATCGCTACG ggacgGCACATGGTGAAGgaggactggtgtgtgtgtccacactgcAGCTTTCCTGCCCTTTACTCACAGTTCACTCA GCTGTTAGAGACCGAATCCACATGTCCCATGTGTTCTGAGAGTGTGAGTGCAAGTCAGCTGAAGAAGATCTCCGACTGCTCCAAATATCTACAGCAGGACCAGCATGAGccctga